Proteins encoded within one genomic window of Oryza glaberrima chromosome 12, OglaRS2, whole genome shotgun sequence:
- the LOC127757061 gene encoding lysine-rich arabinogalactan protein 19-like: MAARLLLLPVLLLLATAAPAVTSQSSPAAAPSSGAAHSPAASAPSSSSKNRHRHISTSPAASPSHSGTKLTSPATSPASPPPAAATSPSPALPPPAAAPAPTTASSSPPAPAPTLPPPVAAPPVALAPAPALSSSPPPTPAPLAPAPVIAAAPAPSDDVAAPAPATKKPRKKRLSPAGSPLAAASPATTAAFAPGPGPSAADMSSDAPRGYSAVGGGAALLLMLLLSLTVGPAFV; the protein is encoded by the exons ATGGcagctcgcctcctcctcctcccggtgctcctcctcctcgccaccgcaGCGCCGGCGGTGACCTCCCAGtcgtctccggccgccgcgcccagCTCCGGCGCGGCGCACTCACCGGCCGCCTCCGcaccttcatcttcttccaagaaccgccaccgccacatctccacctcccccgccgcgtCCCCGTCCCACTCCGGCACCAAGCTCACCTCCCCGGCGAcctccccggcgtcgcctccgcccgccgcggccaccTCCCCGTCGCCCGCattgccgcctcccgccgccgcgccggcgccgacgacggcgtcgtcgtctccccCGGCGCCGGCTCCCACATTGCCCccgccggtggccgcgccgccggtaGCGCTCGCCCCGGCGCCGGcattgtcgtcgtcgccgccgccgacaccggcgCCCCTCGCGCCGGCTCCCGTCatcgccgcggcgcccgcgccgtccgacgacgtcgcggcgcccgcgccggcgaccAAGAAGCCGAGGAAGAAGCGCCTCTCCCCGGCAGgctcccccctcgccgccgcctcgccggcgaccaccgccgccttcgcccccggccccggcccctccgccgccgataTGTCG AGCGACGCGCCGCGAGGGTACAGCGCGGTGGGAGGAGGCGCGGccctgctgctgatgctgctgctgtcgCTGACGGTGGGCCCGGCTTTCGTCTGA